A window from Rhizosphaericola mali encodes these proteins:
- a CDS encoding chloride channel protein yields the protein MKKKLSAPQFLLLSCVIVGLVVACATVALKIFVYHLEEFFFVDVKVSQRFWYPPLVCLVGIGLTNILIIKIFKKNFLKGNDTIVYAIAKQNANLPFSEMYSPLITSGITVSMGGSAGLESPIVAAGAAIGSNIGRVAYLSKKDKTLLIACGIAAGISTAFSAPVAGVLFAVEVLAIDISIASFIPLLIAGALGSIMSQVLLGENILLSFISMRPFDYSNLHFYILLGVICGMVSLYYARVFEWMEHQFAKVKSPYLKWLTGSILLGILIIFFPPLFGEGYQFIKGLANTHTLAESTRPFYLTYTDNKWILFATIVVIGLLKVFATGLTLLGGGNGGSFAPSLFIGGLMGYILGQFCILTGQVDVPMANFIVAGMAGMLSGMFFAPLTAIFLSAELTNGYSLFIPLMLVAAISFCVVRYFEPLSMEMKKLKIRTSLNPLDKDHFLLSKLELVSFINGNFPHFFETDIIQDILPKIEESDQYIFAVVDKDMKYKGVLFFNTIKHALFESAPENKQITVEHLMTKIQPLHYKHLLSDALERFEDGKSHTMYLPIIDTDNVWLGFVSKMDILSQYRKEVIGNSY from the coding sequence TTGAAAAAGAAGCTATCCGCTCCTCAGTTTTTATTATTATCGTGTGTAATTGTAGGATTGGTGGTTGCTTGTGCCACTGTTGCGTTGAAAATATTTGTATATCATTTAGAGGAGTTTTTCTTTGTAGATGTAAAAGTAAGTCAAAGATTTTGGTATCCGCCTTTAGTTTGTTTAGTTGGTATCGGATTGACTAATATATTGATTATCAAAATATTTAAAAAGAATTTCCTGAAGGGTAATGACACCATTGTTTATGCTATAGCCAAACAAAATGCCAATCTACCTTTTAGTGAAATGTATTCCCCATTAATAACGAGTGGCATTACTGTCAGTATGGGTGGTTCTGCAGGATTGGAATCTCCCATTGTTGCCGCAGGTGCCGCTATTGGTTCTAATATTGGTAGAGTGGCTTATTTATCCAAAAAAGACAAAACATTATTGATTGCATGTGGTATTGCTGCTGGTATATCTACCGCATTCAGTGCTCCAGTGGCAGGAGTTTTATTTGCAGTGGAAGTTTTAGCGATCGATATTTCGATAGCCTCTTTTATTCCACTTTTAATTGCAGGAGCATTGGGCTCCATCATGTCACAAGTCTTACTCGGTGAAAATATCTTGTTATCTTTTATTTCCATGCGTCCATTTGATTATAGCAATTTGCATTTCTATATTTTATTAGGGGTAATCTGTGGTATGGTCTCTTTGTATTACGCAAGAGTATTTGAATGGATGGAACACCAATTTGCCAAAGTTAAATCGCCGTATTTGAAATGGTTAACTGGCTCGATTTTATTAGGAATTTTAATTATTTTCTTTCCTCCATTATTCGGAGAAGGGTATCAATTCATCAAAGGATTGGCCAACACACATACATTGGCCGAGTCTACTAGGCCCTTTTATTTAACCTATACTGATAACAAATGGATCTTATTTGCCACCATTGTTGTGATAGGTTTATTAAAAGTATTTGCAACGGGGTTGACTTTATTAGGTGGCGGTAATGGAGGTAGCTTCGCACCATCTTTGTTTATTGGCGGATTAATGGGATATATTTTGGGACAATTTTGTATTCTGACTGGCCAAGTGGATGTACCCATGGCCAATTTCATTGTAGCTGGGATGGCTGGGATGCTAAGTGGGATGTTTTTCGCACCACTTACCGCCATTTTCTTGAGTGCTGAATTGACCAATGGCTATTCTTTATTTATTCCTTTAATGTTGGTTGCCGCGATTAGCTTCTGTGTGGTTCGTTATTTCGAACCATTATCTATGGAAATGAAAAAATTGAAAATCAGAACCTCTTTAAATCCTTTGGATAAAGATCATTTCCTTTTGAGTAAATTAGAATTGGTGAGTTTTATCAATGGTAATTTTCCACATTTTTTCGAAACAGATATTATTCAAGACATTTTACCTAAAATAGAAGAAAGCGATCAATACATTTTTGCAGTAGTGGATAAGGACATGAAATATAAAGGTGTTCTATTTTTCAATACAATCAAACATGCTTTATTCGAATCTGCACCCGAAAATAAGCAAATTACAGTCGAACATCTTATGACAAAAATCCAACCGTTGCATTACAAACACTTATTAAGCGATGCATTAGAAAGATTTGAAGATGGTAAAAGTCACACTATGTATTTACCGATTATAGATACAGATAATGTTTGGTTGGGATTTGTAAGTAAAATGGATATTTTATCACAATACAGAAAAGAAGTCATTGGTAATTCCTACTAA
- the purB gene encoding adenylosuccinate lyase: MELNNLTAISPIDGRYRKQSQFLGDYFSEFALIKYRVFVEVQYFIFLSEEKIFKLPAKIKAALEIMANDFSIEDAKRIKEIEATTNHDVKAVEYFIKEKLDEAGGKDIKEWVHFGLTSQDINNTSIPLSWKDYISNEYLPSIINLQNHIRAFAKEWRDIPMLARTHGQPASPTRLGKELMVFVERLDNQIALFSQVPFTAKFGGATGNFNAHNVAFPKKDWIKLGNQFVEEKLELQRQQFTTQIEHYDNLAAHFDAIRRINTILLDFCKDIWTYISLDYFKQKIKAGEVGSSAMPHKVNPIDYENAEGNLGIANALLTHLSEKLPISRMQRDLTDSTVLRNLGVPMAHVTIAINSIEKGLGKIVLHEETFLADLEKNWAVVAEAIQTILRRENYPNPYEALKALTRGKAHITEKDMHKFVKDLDVSESVKKELMKITPQNYVGINPEY; this comes from the coding sequence ATGGAGCTTAACAATTTAACAGCTATATCCCCGATTGATGGTAGATATAGAAAACAATCTCAGTTTCTAGGCGATTATTTTTCTGAATTTGCATTGATTAAATATCGTGTATTTGTAGAAGTACAATATTTTATCTTTTTATCTGAAGAAAAAATATTCAAATTACCCGCAAAAATCAAAGCTGCTTTGGAAATCATGGCAAATGATTTCTCCATTGAAGATGCGAAAAGAATCAAAGAGATTGAAGCTACGACCAATCATGATGTCAAAGCTGTTGAATATTTTATCAAAGAAAAATTAGACGAAGCTGGCGGAAAAGACATCAAAGAATGGGTGCATTTCGGTCTAACGTCACAAGATATCAATAACACATCCATTCCATTGAGTTGGAAAGATTATATTTCTAATGAGTATTTACCTTCGATTATTAATTTGCAAAATCACATTCGTGCATTTGCAAAAGAATGGAGGGATATTCCGATGTTGGCGCGCACACACGGACAACCCGCTTCTCCAACACGTTTGGGTAAGGAATTGATGGTCTTCGTTGAGCGTTTAGATAATCAAATTGCTTTATTTTCTCAAGTTCCATTCACCGCAAAATTTGGTGGGGCTACGGGTAATTTCAATGCGCACAATGTCGCTTTTCCTAAAAAAGATTGGATCAAATTGGGCAATCAATTTGTGGAAGAAAAATTAGAATTGCAAAGACAACAATTCACTACGCAAATTGAGCATTATGATAATCTAGCGGCGCATTTTGACGCGATCCGTCGTATCAATACGATATTGTTGGATTTCTGTAAAGACATTTGGACTTATATCAGTTTGGATTATTTCAAACAAAAAATTAAAGCGGGTGAGGTTGGTTCGTCTGCAATGCCACACAAAGTCAATCCCATTGATTACGAAAATGCAGAAGGTAATTTGGGTATTGCGAATGCATTATTGACACATCTATCCGAAAAATTGCCGATTAGTAGAATGCAAAGAGATTTGACAGACTCTACTGTATTAAGAAATTTGGGTGTTCCGATGGCGCATGTAACCATTGCCATTAATTCTATTGAAAAAGGTTTGGGTAAAATCGTTTTACACGAAGAAACGTTCCTTGCAGATTTGGAAAAAAATTGGGCGGTAGTTGCAGAAGCAATTCAGACAATTTTGCGTAGAGAAAATTATCCAAATCCTTACGAAGCATTGAAAGCGTTAACACGTGGTAAAGCGCATATTACAGAAAAAGACATGCACAAATTTGTCAAAGATCTTGACGTAAGCGAATCTGTAAAAAAAGAATTAATGAAGATCACTCCACAAAATTATGTGGGAATCAATCCAGAATATTAA
- the leuC gene encoding 3-isopropylmalate dehydratase large subunit — protein sequence MSTEKKTLFDKIWEKHIVKNIPDGPSVLYIDTQFIHEVTSPQAFKGLEKRGLPVFRPKQIVATADHNVPTLHQELPIKEELSRIQVATLEENCKKFGVELYGLGNPFQGIVHVIGPELGVTQPGCTYVCGDSHTSTHGAFGSIAFGIGTSEVEMVMATQCLMQSRPKLMRINVDGELKKGVVSKDIVLYILSQISASGATGYFIEFAGSTIRSLSMEARMTICNMSIEMGARGGMIAPDQTTFDYIKGREFAPKGEEWDKKLAYWQTLYSEEGAQFDIEYNYKAEDIEPWITYGTNPGMGIGVTSHVPKLEEIPTEDHVNFEKSLNYMGLIPGENIKDHKVDYVFIGSCTNSRIEDLRMVADFVKGKKKADGVTVWIVPGSKQVEAQAKKEGIDKILEEAGFMLRQPGCSACLGMNEDKIPAGKYCVSTSNRNFEGRQGPNARTMLASPLTAAAAAITGKITDVRELLN from the coding sequence ATGAGTACAGAAAAAAAGACATTATTTGACAAAATATGGGAAAAACATATTGTCAAAAACATTCCAGATGGACCTTCCGTATTGTATATTGACACTCAATTTATACATGAGGTAACTAGCCCACAAGCATTTAAGGGTTTGGAAAAAAGAGGATTGCCCGTGTTTCGTCCGAAACAAATAGTAGCAACAGCAGATCACAACGTTCCAACTTTGCATCAGGAATTACCGATCAAAGAGGAATTGAGCCGTATCCAAGTTGCAACATTGGAAGAAAACTGTAAGAAATTTGGTGTAGAACTATATGGTTTGGGTAATCCATTCCAAGGAATTGTACACGTTATCGGACCCGAACTAGGCGTAACACAACCTGGATGTACGTATGTATGTGGTGATAGTCACACGAGTACACATGGTGCATTTGGTTCGATTGCTTTTGGTATCGGCACCTCAGAAGTGGAAATGGTGATGGCGACACAATGTTTGATGCAAAGTCGTCCAAAATTGATGCGCATCAACGTTGATGGTGAATTGAAAAAAGGTGTTGTTTCTAAAGATATCGTACTTTATATTCTTTCTCAAATTTCTGCAAGTGGAGCGACGGGATACTTTATAGAATTTGCGGGTTCTACCATTCGTAGTTTGAGTATGGAAGCGCGCATGACGATTTGTAATATGAGTATCGAAATGGGTGCTCGTGGTGGTATGATTGCTCCAGATCAAACAACATTTGACTATATTAAAGGACGCGAATTTGCGCCTAAAGGGGAAGAGTGGGATAAAAAATTAGCTTATTGGCAAACTTTATATTCCGAAGAAGGTGCTCAATTTGATATTGAATACAACTATAAAGCGGAAGATATTGAGCCTTGGATCACTTATGGAACCAACCCAGGTATGGGGATTGGCGTAACAAGTCATGTACCTAAATTAGAAGAAATTCCTACAGAAGATCATGTAAATTTTGAAAAATCTTTGAATTACATGGGCTTAATTCCTGGTGAAAATATCAAAGATCACAAAGTTGATTATGTATTCATCGGAAGTTGTACGAATAGTCGTATCGAAGATTTGCGTATGGTAGCCGATTTCGTTAAAGGCAAAAAGAAAGCAGACGGTGTTACAGTGTGGATCGTTCCTGGTTCTAAACAAGTAGAAGCGCAAGCGAAAAAAGAAGGCATCGACAAAATATTAGAAGAAGCAGGTTTCATGCTACGTCAACCAGGTTGTAGTGCTTGTTTGGGTATGAACGAAGATAAAATTCCAGCTGGTAAATATTGTGTAAGTACCTCCAATAGAAATTTTGAAGGTCGTCAAGGACCAAATGCGCGTACCATGTTGGCAAGTCCATTAACCGCAGCAGCCGCAGCGATTACGGGAAAAATCACAGATGTAAGAGAGCTTTTAAATTAG
- a CDS encoding 2-isopropylmalate synthase, whose amino-acid sequence MSNQKIHIFDTSLRDGEQVPGCKLNTKEKIELAIKLEELGVDVIEAGFPISSPGDFSSVEEISKVIKNATVCGLTRAVKKDIEVAADALKLAKKPRIHTGIGSSDNHIKYKFNTTRENILERAVEAVKYARNFVDDVEFYAEDAGRADIEFLAKLTEAVIGAGATVVNIPDTTGFCLPHQYQAKMEYLINHVSNIDKAILSCHCHNDLGLAVANSIAGAIGGARQIESTINGIGERAGNCSLEEVVMIIKKHPELGFYTDVKSELLNPMSRLISDTMRMPIQANKAVVGSNAFAHSSGIHQDGFLKNSSTYEIINPEEVGAGNTQHIVLTARSGRAALAFRMRGLGHEFTRDEMDELYKQFLEVADSKKEVNDDDLNELAKTFATANA is encoded by the coding sequence ATGTCAAATCAAAAGATCCATATTTTCGACACCTCCCTTAGAGATGGCGAACAAGTACCAGGTTGCAAGCTTAATACGAAAGAAAAAATTGAATTGGCCATCAAATTGGAAGAATTAGGTGTAGACGTTATTGAAGCGGGCTTTCCTATTTCCTCTCCTGGAGACTTTTCTTCCGTAGAAGAAATCTCTAAAGTTATAAAAAATGCTACAGTTTGCGGGTTGACTCGCGCTGTTAAAAAAGATATAGAGGTTGCCGCAGACGCGTTAAAACTAGCGAAAAAACCAAGAATTCATACAGGTATCGGCTCTTCTGACAATCATATCAAGTACAAATTTAACACTACAAGAGAAAACATATTGGAACGTGCTGTTGAGGCCGTGAAATATGCAAGAAACTTTGTAGATGATGTTGAGTTTTATGCGGAAGATGCAGGTAGAGCGGATATTGAGTTTTTGGCAAAATTGACAGAAGCCGTTATTGGTGCAGGAGCAACCGTTGTGAACATTCCGGACACAACAGGTTTTTGTTTGCCGCACCAGTATCAGGCTAAAATGGAGTATTTAATCAACCATGTTTCTAATATAGATAAAGCGATTTTATCTTGTCATTGTCACAATGATTTGGGATTGGCAGTAGCAAATTCTATAGCTGGAGCTATTGGTGGTGCACGTCAGATCGAATCCACAATCAACGGTATCGGTGAAAGAGCGGGTAACTGTTCGCTTGAAGAAGTCGTCATGATCATCAAAAAACATCCAGAGTTGGGATTTTATACAGATGTTAAATCTGAATTGTTGAATCCAATGTCTAGATTGATTTCAGATACGATGCGTATGCCGATCCAAGCAAATAAAGCTGTGGTTGGTAGCAACGCATTTGCGCATTCTTCTGGTATTCACCAAGATGGATTTTTGAAAAATTCATCTACCTATGAAATTATTAATCCTGAAGAAGTCGGTGCAGGTAATACACAACATATCGTATTGACAGCGAGAAGTGGTAGAGCGGCGTTGGCATTTAGAATGCGTGGATTGGGACATGAATTTACAAGAGATGAAATGGATGAATTGTACAAACAATTCCTTGAAGTTGCAGATAGCAAGAAAGAAGTCAATGATGATGATTTGAATGAACTTGCGAAGACATTTGCAACTGCGAATGCATAA
- a CDS encoding fumarylacetoacetate hydrolase family protein, which produces MKIICVGRNYVAHALELKNEVPDEPVLFMKPESAYLYYKDKFHYPKFTQDLHYECELVLKVSKTGTNLTAENAFDYVDEISLGIDFTARDIQTKLKAKSLPWEKAKAFDHSAIIGDFIPFTSAMKSQHLLYTLEKNEAIMQNGDTDLMIFPMRELIAAITQYFTIEPGDLIFTGTPAGVGASKIGDHFIGRIGTEKLFEFTIEA; this is translated from the coding sequence ATGAAAATAATTTGTGTGGGACGTAACTATGTGGCGCACGCGTTGGAATTAAAAAATGAAGTGCCTGATGAACCCGTTTTGTTTATGAAACCGGAATCTGCCTATTTGTATTACAAAGACAAATTTCATTATCCAAAATTTACCCAAGATTTGCATTATGAATGTGAATTGGTATTGAAAGTTTCTAAGACAGGCACAAATCTTACTGCAGAAAATGCGTTTGATTATGTAGATGAAATTTCTTTGGGAATTGACTTCACCGCAAGAGATATTCAAACGAAGTTGAAAGCTAAAAGTTTGCCTTGGGAAAAAGCAAAAGCTTTTGATCATTCTGCAATCATCGGCGATTTTATTCCATTTACATCAGCAATGAAAAGTCAACATTTGTTGTATACTTTGGAAAAAAACGAAGCTATTATGCAAAACGGAGATACGGATTTGATGATTTTTCCCATGCGTGAATTGATTGCGGCGATTACGCAATATTTTACTATTGAACCAGGTGATTTAATATTTACCGGAACGCCAGCGGGAGTCGGAGCTTCCAAAATTGGTGATCATTTTATTGGGAGAATAGGAACGGAAAAACTATTCGAATTTACAATTGAAGCGTAA
- a CDS encoding MATE family efflux transporter: MTQQNSSSKIILNTVILFTRLIISIVIVLFSTRIVLRALGNADFGIYSLIAGLIMMLSFLNTAMATSTQRFLSFYQGSNDIAILKSIFKNSLLLHLAIGVIIVVSLQVLGLFLFHGFLNIAPDRIHAAKAIYQFMALTFFFNIISVPFMGLLNAHENQLWSAIVALVESFAKLGIAYYLFYTHQDKLIVYGMLMACIGVLSFVLYAVYCFKKYPECVVKGIWHYDKKQIKELSSFAGWNMFGSVCSIGRVQGVAVLLNKFFGTIINAAYGISNQVISQLNYFSETLLRAINPQIMRSEGDGDRKRMLSLSMTASKFGFFLMAAAGIPIIFEMPAVLHLWLKEVPPHTVIFCSLSIISALLNQETVGLQSAAQAIGKIKVYQIVMGSLILMNIPSALLLLYLHFDPYWVILVFVFIEIIACIFRMFFLKELAGMDISEYCKKVYVLQIIPVAINLGVCYFSVRFFHSPWRILITFLLSGIFFFGSILLFALEKEEKQLLIAMVQKLKMKLKPVQ; encoded by the coding sequence ATGACGCAACAGAATTCTTCTAGTAAAATAATACTCAATACCGTTATTCTATTTACACGATTAATAATTTCAATTGTAATTGTATTGTTTTCCACGAGAATAGTATTGCGTGCATTGGGAAATGCTGATTTTGGAATTTACAGTTTGATTGCAGGTTTGATTATGATGTTGTCATTTTTAAATACTGCAATGGCGACTAGTACACAAAGATTCTTATCTTTTTATCAAGGAAGTAATGATATTGCTATTTTAAAATCTATTTTTAAAAATAGTTTATTGCTACATCTTGCAATCGGTGTTATAATTGTGGTCTCCTTACAAGTGTTAGGTTTATTTTTATTTCATGGGTTTTTAAATATTGCTCCTGATCGTATACATGCTGCCAAAGCGATTTATCAGTTTATGGCTCTAACATTTTTCTTTAATATCATTTCGGTTCCATTCATGGGATTGTTAAATGCACATGAAAATCAATTATGGTCGGCTATTGTAGCTTTAGTAGAATCATTTGCCAAATTGGGAATAGCATATTATCTCTTCTACACACATCAAGATAAATTGATTGTATATGGAATGTTGATGGCTTGTATTGGCGTGTTGAGTTTTGTACTATATGCGGTTTATTGTTTTAAAAAATATCCAGAATGTGTCGTAAAAGGAATCTGGCATTATGATAAAAAGCAGATTAAAGAATTGTCTTCTTTTGCAGGTTGGAATATGTTTGGATCAGTCTGTTCAATTGGTCGTGTGCAGGGCGTTGCAGTGCTTTTAAACAAATTTTTTGGGACGATCATTAATGCTGCATATGGAATCTCCAATCAAGTAATTTCTCAGTTAAATTATTTTTCAGAAACTTTATTGAGAGCCATTAATCCGCAAATTATGCGAAGTGAAGGTGATGGAGATCGAAAACGAATGCTGTCTTTATCCATGACTGCATCCAAATTTGGTTTTTTTCTGATGGCCGCTGCGGGTATTCCGATTATTTTCGAAATGCCGGCAGTTTTGCATTTATGGTTAAAAGAAGTACCGCCGCACACGGTTATTTTTTGTAGTCTTTCGATCATTAGTGCATTATTAAATCAAGAAACCGTAGGATTACAATCGGCTGCACAAGCTATTGGAAAAATTAAAGTGTATCAAATAGTTATGGGTTCTCTCATATTAATGAATATCCCCAGCGCTTTATTGTTGTTATACCTACATTTTGATCCGTATTGGGTAATATTAGTATTTGTATTTATAGAAATTATTGCTTGCATATTTAGAATGTTCTTTTTGAAAGAATTGGCGGGGATGGATATATCGGAATATTGTAAAAAAGTATATGTTCTACAGATTATACCTGTCGCAATCAATTTAGGTGTTTGTTATTTTTCGGTACGATTTTTTCATTCACCTTGGCGTATTCTCATCACATTTTTACTTTCTGGTATATTTTTCTTTGGTTCAATTTTACTTTTTGCACTAGAAAAAGAAGAAAAGCAACTCTTAATAGCCATGGTTCAAAAGCTAAAAATGAAGTTGAAGCCAGTGCAGTAA
- a CDS encoding menaquinone biosynthetic enzyme MqnA/MqnD family protein, translating to MKKIRVASVSYLNARPLIYGVQDYSPLQDKMILVEDYPSKLVKMLEDDEVDVGLVSVAAIPKLKDPHIISNYVIAAEGDVASVCLFSEVPLDEITTVLLDYQSRTSINLCKILMKFLWKKDVEFILTTGEFVDQIKGTTAGVIIGDRALVQLNNFKYIYDLAREWRKLTGKPFLFAAWIANKPLPEEFVQIFNEANSHWEKYLDQIVTEKPFPAYDLKYYFTHNINYDLTQDMKDALQMFLDYSKEIDFI from the coding sequence TTGAAGAAGATTAGAGTAGCTTCTGTGAGCTATTTGAATGCGAGACCATTAATTTATGGCGTGCAAGATTATAGTCCACTGCAAGACAAGATGATTTTAGTGGAAGATTATCCTTCCAAATTGGTAAAAATGTTAGAAGATGATGAGGTAGATGTTGGCTTGGTTTCGGTGGCAGCCATTCCCAAATTAAAAGATCCGCATATAATTTCCAATTACGTTATCGCCGCTGAAGGCGATGTAGCATCTGTTTGTTTATTTAGTGAAGTGCCTTTGGATGAAATTACAACGGTACTTTTAGATTATCAAAGTCGTACGTCGATTAACCTGTGTAAAATTTTGATGAAATTTTTGTGGAAAAAAGATGTCGAATTTATACTGACAACGGGCGAATTTGTAGATCAGATAAAAGGGACAACCGCTGGCGTTATTATTGGCGACCGAGCATTAGTCCAATTAAATAATTTCAAATATATTTACGACCTCGCAAGAGAATGGCGCAAGTTGACGGGAAAGCCATTTTTGTTTGCAGCGTGGATTGCCAATAAACCTTTACCCGAAGAATTTGTTCAGATATTCAATGAGGCAAATAGTCATTGGGAAAAATATTTGGATCAGATCGTGACTGAAAAGCCTTTTCCCGCCTATGATCTAAAATATTATTTTACACATAATATTAATTACGACCTTACGCAGGATATGAAAGATGCTTTGCAAATGTTTTTAGATTATTCCAAAGAAATTGATTTTATATAA